AATCATTCGTAAAGCTTTGGGGTTAAATGATAAACCTTTTATTTTACTTGATCCTCATCTCTACCATGTTGACCATGAGGAATGGCTTCAAGAATCTGCTGTGATGGAGTATTTACAAGGTTATTTAGCCTATTTTTCACAATCAACAACTAATTTATCACCATTAACCAAAAACTATAAAAAGCCATCGGTAATCTCTCAAACAGAAATTTCTGATGATGTTCCTCAATATTGTTTGCTTATGAGGGTTCTTTGTGGAGTAGTTTTAGCCTCTGAGGAAGACGCTATAGAGTTAGAAGAAGAGCTTTTTGATTTTGAAGAGATGGAATTAACAGAAAAAGCATTAAAAACAAGAGAAAAAGCTTGGGAGAAGGTAGAAAAAGCATTAGTAAAAGAATTTGAGCATAATGGCATTGAATTACCCTCAGGAATATTTGTTAATCCTTCTGCAATAGAATTATGGGATATCCCCAGATTAGGCAGTTCTTTGGGAAGAATATTACCATTACAAATAGATTTACATAATGCAATAGCTCAATTACTAACAGAAACAAATGGAGAGGAGTTATTTACTCCACAAATTTTCCTTTCTTTACATGGAGAAGATGAATCTGTAGAAGAGGTACGTTTAGCACTTTATAGCGACACAAACAAACCAGCATTTTTCCATTATCTTTGGACAATTAACCCAGATTTAGATGATCCAGAAGATATTTCTACAGCAATTGTTGCAATAGCTAGTGAAATTGAAGCAGAAGTAACAGTTTTAGAAGGGATTTTACCTAAAACTTACTGTTCTGATTGCGGAGAACCTCTATTTTATGGCCCGGGGGAAGATAGCGTAGCTGTTATTCACAACCATAAAGAGTATATTAACTAAAACAAGAATAACTATGTCAGGAAAACCAGCTTAAAGTAAAAACACAATTTAAGCTGGTTTTTAATATTTATTTCTTTTCTGCATGTACAAGTATGTACTCTAAAAGTCCGTATTGATAAGCTTGGAAGAGAAAAATATCAATAATAAAACCAAGTCGTCCTGCTACAAAACCGCGAATTTTAGCTAGTTCTGCCTTAACTTCTGGGCGTTTTTGTTCATAGTAGTAGCCGGGTATAGTTAAAGCTCCTACCTCTTGAATATCAATATTTTTATATCCAACTTTAGCTAAGCGTTGTCGGTAAGTTTCTGTAGAGTAAACATTATCTTGAGGAACTTTCCATAGAGAAACAACCGCACCTAGTACAGCTTTTTCGATAAAATTTCTTGGCTCGCGTTTTAGCGTATAATCAGCTATTCCAATAACACCACCTGGTTTAAGCACACGATAGGATTCTTCAAAAAACATTTGGCGAGTGTCAAAATGTTCAGGTGCTTCAATACTCATTACATTAGTAAAATAGCCATCAGGAAAAGGAATTTTTGTTGCTGTACCATGATGAAACTCTACTCGATCGCCACACTTAAATCTTTCTGCACGTCTACGAGCTAATTCAACGTGTTTCCAAGTAACATCTAAACCATCTATTTTGCGTGGGCTAAATTTTTCTAAAATATAAACATCTTGTGTTCCCATACCAAAACCTACATCTAACAAATGGCTATTTTGGTTAACACCTGCAATTGTAGCAATACGATGAACCATATTTTCTGCTGCTTCTAAATAGGTTTTTAGGCCGCTTTCCCATAATCCAAAGTTTAGATAACCATTATGGAAATCTCCAAAATTGTCTACGCCCCAGCCATAAAAGGATTCTACTTTATTTTCATGTGTTTCTTTTTCCCAAAGTTTTCTTTGTTCTGTACTCACTTACTTCTTCTCCATATATCAATACATTTCTACTTGCCAGTAAATAAACTAGTCATTATGCTAAATTCCCTTAATTTAAGTTAAATTAAAAGCTAGAATTTTAGGCAGATTGTTAGCTTTTTAGCTAAAGCCAAATAGACAGGTTATTATGCCCTCAAAAATTATTTTTTCCAAGCCAATCTGCATGTTACTACTAACGCTTTTGATAAGTCTAAGTAGCTACTTAATTTCACTTAGTGTTTTAGCTCATGACGAAGCAGATAACATAACAAATACAGAAATTGCCCCTAAAGGAAAGTTAAATGTTAGAGGGGCAAAAAGCAGTAATCTAAAAGTTGTTGTTAAATATCCTAGTCAGTTGCCTAAAGAACGTCTTTTAATGGAAATACTGTTAACAGATTTAGCAAATAACCAACCTATTACAGGTGTAAACATTACAGCAGTTTTTAACCTTGTTTTAGAAAAACAAGATCCATCAGAACAGATAAAACCTTTATTTAGCAACGCATTAGCAACAGAAGCAGCAGGTAATTATTTAGCAGAAGTAAGTTTTCCTAAAACAGGACGTTATAAACTAACTCTGCTAATGTCAAAACCTGGCCTAAATACACAGGTAATTATTCCTAATATTATCATTGCTGAAAAAATCCCTATTGAAATTAGTGTAAATCAAGCAACTAGCAAATCATCTATAACTAATTATTTATGGGGGATAGTGTTAGTTATAGTTATTATTTTAATAAGTTTATGGGTAATTAAACAAAAAATGCCTAGTAAAACTAGGCATTAAGGAATTTTTAGGAAAATTAAATTTAGTTAATTTCTTTCTTCATAGCCTGGATTCTGACATCTAGTTCAAGTTGGAAATAGTCAAATTCTTCGCGTACTTGGCGAGAAATTTGGCGTTCATACTCTTTTCTAGCACTAGCTAATTGCTCCTTTAGTGATTCATAAAATGTTCCCTTACGTAAAGCATCTTGGACGACTTTACGATTAGAAGCAAACATTTGAGAAACAAGACCTCGTGCAGTATGACGAGCTTTCTTTCTTT
The window above is part of the Blastocatellia bacterium genome. Proteins encoded here:
- a CDS encoding class I SAM-dependent methyltransferase, which translates into the protein MSTEQRKLWEKETHENKVESFYGWGVDNFGDFHNGYLNFGLWESGLKTYLEAAENMVHRIATIAGVNQNSHLLDVGFGMGTQDVYILEKFSPRKIDGLDVTWKHVELARRRAERFKCGDRVEFHHGTATKIPFPDGYFTNVMSIEAPEHFDTRQMFFEESYRVLKPGGVIGIADYTLKREPRNFIEKAVLGAVVSLWKVPQDNVYSTETYRQRLAKVGYKNIDIQEVGALTIPGYYYEQKRPEVKAELAKIRGFVAGRLGFIIDIFLFQAYQYGLLEYILVHAEKK